GTTGCCCGTGCAGGTGGAGGATGAAAAAGTACAGGTTAACTTTATAGTTGTAAAGGCCTACTCGTCCTACACGGCTATCTTGACTAGGCCATGGCTTCATGCTATGAGTGAAGTTTTGTTAACTTTGCATGTGAAGGTTAGATACCCCACTCGTGGATGGGTAGGAGTGTTACTTGGTAGTCAGTCAGTAGCCAGGCAATGTTGGTGTTCATGATCATTAGAACAATTGAGAATCTAGAGACGGGGACAAATCAGAAAATTCTATAGCAATTAAAGAACCCTACCCTGGGCTAGGGTTCCGACCTTGGGGGAGATTCGGCTGAAGAGCTCGAAAGGGTATTCATAAGGGGGGATAAGGAAAAGTATTTTTAGGTGGGATCCCAATTACCTATGTCGGAAAAAATAGAGATGGTTAAGTTTCTAGAGGCTAATATTGATGTTTTGCTTGGATGACGTATGATGTCCCGGCGGTAGACCCTGAGTTTATTTGTCATCAATTGAATGTCAGTCCTAAGGCCGTGCCCCGTAAACAGCCTCCTCGGCATGTGTCTCAGGATCATGCTGAGGCCGTAAGGGAAGAGGTAAATAAGTTGAAGCAAGCTAGGGCtattaaagaaatattttacCCTGAATGGCTTGCTAACACGGtagtggttaaaaagaagaatgggaagtggagagtgtgtgtagatttcactgatctgaacaaggtgTGCCCAAAGGATCCCTTCCCCATTCCAAGAATTGATCAACCggtggatgctactgttgggcatcctcggatgagtttcctcgatgcttttcaaggttatcatcaGATACCTTTATCCTTAGCGGATCAggaaaaaacaactttttttgcTCCTAATGGCAATTATCATTAtcaggtaatgccttttggtctcaAGAATGCATGATCcacttatcaaagaatggtgactaggatgtttgaatCACAACTAAGGCGAAACATGGAAGCTTATATTGACGATATGGTAGTCAAGAGCAAAAAGGTGGAGGatcattttgtggacttggaagAGACATTCTCAGTCCTGAGGAAGCACAAGCTGCGGTTAAATGCTTCCAAGTGCTCTTTCTGGGTAAGTTCGGGAAAGTTTCTTCGTTATATGATAACACAttggggaattgaagttaatcttGACCAGATTAAGGCCATCATGAGATTACATCCACCTCGGAACCCCAAGGAGGTGCAGAGATTGACTGGTATGGTAGTAGCATTAAATAGGTTTATCTTTCGGTCCGCAGACATGTGTCGACCTTTTTATCAACTCTTACATAAGGGGAAAGATTTTCAATGGACTAATGAATGCAATCTAGCCTTTGAGGATCTAAAGCAATATTTAGCTAGCCGACCAATATTATCTAGACTTGAGAAGGAGGAGGTGTTGTACGCCTACCTGGCGATCACAGATTAGGCTGTTAGTCTTGTACTTGTACGTAATGATAATGGAGTTCAAAAGCTTGTGTATTATGTTAGTAAATctttacaagaaaaagaaatgcgttatttgcctttggaaAAGGCAATGTTAGCTGTTGTACATGCTACGAGGAAGCTTCCACATTATTTTCAAGCCCACACAGTAGTTGTGCTTACTTAGTTGCCTTTATAGGCTCTCATGAGGAAATCAGACTACATTGGCcgagtggcaaaatggggaacaaGGCTTGGAGCATATGATGTTAAGTACCTGCCTCGGATAGCCGTCAAAGGACAGGTTCTTGCTGATTTTGTGACCGAGTTTACTAAGGGTAATTTCAAGAAAGAAGAAGTAATATTAGCAGTTACATCTGCTAGATCCGTTGATGTTCTCCCCTGGGAAGTTTATACAGATGGCGCGTCTAACCGAAAAGGAGTAGGAATTGGGATTGTATTGATTACTCTCGAGAGACTGGTTATGGAAAAGTCATTACGGTTAGGGTTTATAgccactaacaatgaggccgaatataAGGCTTTTTTGGCAGGAGCTTTAATGGTTCAACAGATGGGGGGAGAGGTGGTAGAAGTGTATTGTTTTTTCCGATTAGTCGTGGGGCAAATCAATGGGGAGTTTGAGGCTAGGGATGAGAGGATGCAAGGATATCTCAGTAGGGTGAAAGGTGCTTTAAGTAGGTTTAAGAGTTTTGTGGTGAAGCACATCCCAAGAGGACAAAATGCTTATGCCGATTCATTGGCTATGTTGGCTACATCTTTGGGATCGAAACTCCCATGGGTGGTCCTGGTGCAAGACATGATGAACTCCAGTCTCGCTAGCATATCAGCAGTCGGCATTCACAGTATTCAGGTTGGACcaagttggatggatcctattgtAACCTTTTTAAAGCAAGGAACACTGCCCGAGGATAAAGTTGAGGCAGAAAAGGTGCACAGAAATGCTCCTCGTTATTGGCTATCCGAGGAGCATAAGTTATATAGACGTTCTTATTCAGGTTCGTATCTTTTGTGTGTTCATCTTGAAGCAATAGAGCCCATATTAGAGGAGTTACATGAAGGCATATGTGGGAGCCATACTAGAGGAAGGTTTTTGGCTCATCGGACTCTAAcgcaagggtattggtggccaaacaTGCATAAAACTTCACAAGATTACGCAaagaaatgtgatcagtgtcaaaGGTTTGCACTAAATATTCATCAACTAGGAGGAGTCTGAAATCCATTATCCAACCCATGGCCATTTGCTTGGTGGGGCTTAGACATCGTCGGACCTTTTCCTTGGGCGAGTGGTAATTGAAGATGGCTCCTCGTCAacacagattatttcactaaatgggtggaggccgagCCTTTAGCTAAGATCAGAGATGTAGATGCAAAGAGatttatctggaagaatataGTTACTTGGTTTGGAATCCCGCACACTCTGATCTCTGATAATGGTAttcagtttgatagcaaagccttccGAAGGTATTGTGGAGATTTGGGAATAAGGAATGGGTATTCGACACCAGCAtaccctcaaggaaatggtTAAGTAGAAGCCACCAACAAAGTCATCTTGTCCGGGTTGAAGAAGAGGCTAGATGATGCTAAAGGAAGACGGGTAGAAGAATTGCCTCATGTACTATGGACTTATCGTACTACTCCCCGTAAATCGACTAGTGAGACGCCTTTCTCAATGACATACGGCATGGAAGCAGTAATTCCTCTGAAGTCAAGATTCCCAACTTTGAAGTCTGAGCAGTATAGCATTGAAGGAAATCATCGCATGCTCCTGGATAACCTTGATACTGTTGAGGAAAGAAGAGAAGTAGCCAGCGTGAAGATGGCCAattatcagcaaaagctcaAGCAAACATATGACGAGGGGGTGAAGCCAAGGCCATTAGTGCCAGGAGATCTTGTTTTAAGAAAAGTAGTAGTAACAGCAAAGAATCTTGCGTGGAGTAAGTTGGGTCCTAATTTGGAAGGGCCATATAGAATCACGTCTGTAGCAGGTATTGGAGCTTATTACTTGGAAGACTTAGATGAAAAactggaatgtaaacaatctacgacgttattattattaaatataagaTCTCCTTTTGGTGTATAAATTGCAAGCTTgtcctattttactattttgtgTTCCTTTATTGACATAATTATCGTTATAGCAAAACCtcctaagtgttaaactgaacttagttcttgttcgacttctcgggccacaagtctaaggaaaattaacacagTAGCAAAATCtcctaagtgttaaactgaatTTAGTGCTTGtttggctcctcgggccacaagtctaaggaaaattaacacgATGGTAaagtttctaagtgttaaactaaacttagtgcttgttcggctcctcaggccacaagtctaaggaaaattaacacagTGGTAaagtttctaagtgttaaactgaacttagTTCTTTTTCGGCTCTTTGGGCCACAAgtttagggaaaattaacacaataGCAAAATttcctaagtgttaaactgatcttagtgcttgttcggctcctcgggccataAGTCTAAGGGAAATTAACACAATAGCAAAACCTCCTAaatgttaaactgaccttagtgcttgttcggctccttgggccacaagtctaaggaaaattaacacaatAGCAAAACCTCCTAAGTGTTAAATTGAATTTAGTTcatgttcggctcctcgggccacaagtttaaggaaaattaacataataGCAAAATCTCCTAAGTGTTGAATTGAACTTAGTGCTTGTTcagctcctcgggccacaagtttaaggaaaattaacacgG
This portion of the Castanea sativa cultivar Marrone di Chiusa Pesio chromosome 7, ASM4071231v1 genome encodes:
- the LOC142644058 gene encoding uncharacterized protein LOC142644058: MEAYIDDMVVKSKKVEDHFVDLEETFSVLRKHKLRLNASKCSFWVSSGKFLRYMITHWGIEVNLDQIKAIMRLHPPRNPKEVQRLTGMALMRKSDYIGRVAKWGTRLGAYDVKYLPRIAVKGQVLADFVTEFTKGNFKKEEVILAVTSARSVDVLPWEVYTDGASNRKGVGIGIVLITLERLVMEKSLRLGFIATNNEAEYKAFLAGALMVQQMGGEVVEVYCFFRLVVGQINGEFEARDERMQGYLSRVKGALSRFKSFVVKHIPRGQNAYADSLAMLATSLGSKLPWVVLVQDMMNSSLASISAVGIHSIQVGPSWMDPIVTFLKQGTLPEDKVEAEKVHRNAPRYWLSEEHKLYRRSYSEATNKVILSGLKKRLDDAKGRRVEELPHVLWTYRTTPRKSTSETPFSMTYGMEAVIPLKSRFPTLKSEQYSIEGNHRMLLDNLDTVEERREVASVKMANYQQKLKQTYDEGVKPRPLVPGDLVLRKVVVTAKNLAWSKLGPNLEGPYRITSVAGIGAYYLEDLDEKLECKQSTTLLLLNIRSPFGV